The sequence below is a genomic window from Nicotiana tomentosiformis chromosome 6, ASM39032v3, whole genome shotgun sequence.
TCGGGGAAAATCATAAGACAAGCAATAAAATACTATCCCATTACAAACAATAAAGCGGAGTACGAGGCTGTGATTATAGGTTTGGAACTAGCATGAGAACTCGGTATAGAATAAATTATAATCAAAAGTGATTCACAACTAGTAGTTATCCCGATGCAGGGGACTTACATAGCAAGAGAGGCACGAATGCAACAATACTTGGAAAAGGCAAGGGAATTGATCAGACAGTTTCAATCATGGAAAATCGTGCAAATACCCAAGgaggaaaatgcagaagcagatgcattagCTAACCTCGTGTCTGTTGCAGAAATAACAAATGCAGAAAATTCTATAGTAATACATTTGTTTCATTCGGTGCTCGACCAAGATAAAAATGAGGTAAATTTTAACAATTTGACTTGGAATTGGAGAAACGAATTTGTTAACTTTGTGCAGCACATAATTTTACCTAAAGACAAGAAAAAGTCTTAGTTACTTCGCCGAAAAGCTACCCGGTACTGTCTGAGTCAAGTAAAAAATATGTTTGGAGGACCTTTAGCAAGATATCTCGGACCTTCTCAAACGGAATATGTGATAAGAGAAGTACATGAGAGACATTGTGGCAATCATGCTGGAGGAAAATCATTGGTGAAATTTTCCTCACCTTACCACCATGTGGCCAATGGGCAAACTGAGTCAACAAATAAagttattattaataatttaaagaagaGATTAGAAGAGTCAGAAGGAAAATGGCCCGAAGTGCTACCATGAGTTTTATGGGCTTATCGAAAGACAGCAAAAACAGGCACAGGAGAGACTCCGTTTTCACTTGTTTATGGTGCTGAAGCCTTAATTCAAGTTGAGATAGGTGAACCAAGTACGAGGTATACACAAACAGCCGAGGAATCAAATGAGGAAGAGATGCGAATGAATTTGGATTTACTGGAAGAAAGGAGAGAGGCGACATTAATAAGAATGGCAGCTCAGAAACAAATGATTGAGCGATACTACAACAGGAAAGCTAATCTGAGAtacttcaagattggggacttcgtCCTCAAAAAGGTGTTTCAATCAACAAAAGCAGCTAATgcaggaaaattgagtccaaattgggaaggcctATATAGGATTCGATGCATCGCTGGAAATGGAGCATATGAGTTGGAAATCATGGATGGCAAGATAGTACCATCAAATTGGAATGTTGTTCATCTGAAGAAGTATTACTTTTAGATGAAGAAAGTACCCACGGACAGGAATCACtcaattataaatttattttattcttttgaatTATACCaacaattttagatgataggcaaaaagctagcCCGTGCCAAATGATAATATTAGACCCGAAAGATGCACGGAATACTAAATAAATTTTCGGTCTAGGTTACAACCTATCTAATGGAAAACGGGGttatgcagtcatcatctaaacATATGTCTCTAAGTCCCGtttgtattttccttttcaggaaaTGGACCATAGGCAATGAGTAATCCAGTGTTCGAGATTTCATACTTTAAAGCTTCAATACTAGGGCAAACTACACATATAGAAGCCTGAAACTTTGAAGAAAACTTGGAAAGGAATAAGCTTGCAAAAAGGGACATGAGTTACGAGTTTTAGGCCAAAACTTAATCACGGAATAAATAGACCCAATTTTGAATTTCAAAAATCTGTTACAaagaaagcagttatgaaaatgTTGTATGCATAAATATTGTACAAAGTGTTATATGCATAAATGAAAAATGATGTACGAAATTTGGAAGTTCAAAGCATGaaacttcctcaaattatttctttttcatgTTTACTTCGTCTTTTATATATTTacaccaatatgaagatgagatgtcatcttcatcagtgtcgttaatataaaagggccctcttttatgaATATCCGTGTTTATTAAAGTCACGGACTGTTTAAGCATTTTAAGTGCAAAGAAAAAGCTCAAATATCAAAGAGCAAAATAAACGGTAAAAACAATCGAAACTTATATTAAACCTTGGGAAAACAAAGGTATTAGTTTATCATTAAAACCCCATAACAAGATAGGGGTAACCAAAAAATAAAACAACCTTTCCCAGAAACTTTCCACCAAAAAGTTGCGAACAAAGCAATCAAATAAAAAACAGAAAACAGTAAGGAGCATCATCTAAGGGGGCATCATCCACGGGAACATTATGAACGGAAGAAGAGGGATTAATTTGAGAAGAGGAGGCTTGAACATCAACTTCACTAGGAATGAGTCCATTACCTCCGAGATCTTCAACTTCAGGTGAGGAAAAGCTTTGACGTTGCTGAGTTTTCCCAATTGCTTCTTTAGCTTTGGACATTTCAGCACTAAGGTCAAAACTCTCCTGGTTGGCCTCAACTAAAGTCTCGAGGCATGTATTCAAAAAATCCCAACTCACATCTAGTGTCACCTTATCCTcgagaatctcataatccttCTCCTACTGGTTAATATCGGCTCTCAATTCTTCTTTCTTTGCTTCAGAGGCATCATAGGTTGTCTTCAGAAGGGAAAGTGAACTTTCTACGAACTGAATCTTATCAGTAGAGGCGTGGAGATCTTCCTGAGTTTGAGTAAGAGTTTGAACCAGATCCCCCGCATAAACCTCTTTTTGATTAAGAAGTTCTTTCAAACCCCTTATTTCTTCAGTTGCCTTAGAAAGTTGTTCAACAAAGGAGGACTCAAGGATATCCTTATACTTACCAACTTGACTAGAAGAAGCTTTCTCAATCGCTAATTCAGCGGCAATCATTTTCATTTGTTGCTCTAAAGCATTCTTCTCCTCTGCCAAAACTTCTTTCTCCAATTGAAGACCCTCAAATTGTCCTTTCCAATTATCAGCATCGGTGCGGTAATCAATAATCTGTTAATCCGCATGAACAACCCTTTTCATGAGTTCCGTACCGATCAAGTTGATCTGCAAAGAAAGAGAAGGATTTATTGATAgacaaaaagaagagaaaaatgaaaTAGAATTAAACTCATACCTTCAAAGAAGAATGAACAATATCATTCATCAAGGTCAATGAGCTATGACTTTCCAACTTTGACTTCTCCGCAGGACCTAACAAAGGTTTCAACCACACATCGGCTTGACCCGATTTCCTCAATAAGTTCTCACCTTCAGGAACCTCAACAACAACCTTTTTCATTGGCTTCTTGCTACTGGAAGTTTCAACTCCTACATGAGGAGTAGTAGCCACGGGAATGGCAGATGAGGTAGAAGCAGCCACGGGGTAGCATCAGAAGTAACTTCAGGTAAGGGAATGCGAGGATTAACGGGGACTGATATAGGAAAGGAGGTGAAGGTCAATTCCTCATAAACAGGGCCAAAAGCTTCATCATCTTTGAAGCCACGAGCAAATAACTTTTCAACAGAATCTTGGGGGGGATCATTAACTTCTTCATCAGAGATCACCAATGGGGTACTCACTGGCTCATCCATGAGACTGAAGGGAATTGAACTTGGTAGAGGTTCGTGAGAAGGAGTATTTTCATCATCAGAAATCACGCGTCTACGGGCACGTGGCCTTCGCTCAAAAGACCCCTCTTCAATATCTTCTTCACCATCAGAGCCACGGGCTCCATCAATCTTTCTTTTTGAAGAAGAGCTCAAAATGCTTTCCTATGCAAGAGTCACGGAAAGCCTTATGGATGAAACAGATGCGGGACTAATACCATGAATGGGAAATCCTAGCAAAGAAAAAAGACAAGATAAGAAACTCTTGAATCAATAAGGGAAAGGAAAGGAAAGATAGTAAGCGGAAAAAGTACCGTGTGTCTTCACTTTCCAACCAAATCCCTGTGAAAGGTATTTCCAAGATCTTTTCTCCATAGGAACAACAGTTAGCAACTTATCTACCCAAGCACGGAAGTTAGGAATTTCCTCGAAAACTTTCATGGTTGCTGAAAAAGTAGGCACGTGATCACATgagtttcttttttaaaaaaagggggaaaaaacttacgtgcaaaattctatttttttggaaaAGGCATATTTTCTTTACCCACCAGAGCACTAGTGGAAGCAGCAACAAAACGGGCATACCATCCATGATCTATGTCATCTTCAGGGCTAACTAATACCCTCTTAGTTCTAGCCACAAGGGAAAAAATTCCTTCACTAAATAGTTTAGgagagtaaagatgaagcaagtgCCAGAAAGTAAAAGGCATAGAAGCCAGATCTGATAAATAACGAAGGCATGCAATATCCCTCCAAACAATGGGGCCAATTTGTCCAAGACACATATTGAAGTAACGGAAGAATTCTATGATTACTGGATCGATAGGCGGTTTAAACCCCAAAGtaaaggggtaagtataaacgaAAGAATAACCAGCTTGGTATGAAGTTATTCTCTGGTTGGAACCGAGAACTAAGATTGGGAAATCTGGTTTCTAATTACATTCTCTTCGAACCAGGGAAATAAGACCAGTGGTAATCAAGGTAGGATAAAGGTCGGCAGGATTAAGGGAAGCTATGGATGAAACTTGATTTCTCATAGATTCACGATCGGATGAAAAAGAAAATTCCTGGGGAACAATCTCTGCAATTGTTGGTTCACGCACAGGTTCACTCGAGTCTCTATTCCTAGAAAAGGAAGATTTAGTAGCATTTCTATGAGAAGAGGAACCATGGTTAGACAACGAGCCTAAACTACGAAGTATACCACCTCTCCTACTTCTAGTAGGGACAGTAAAAAGAGCGAGCTCGTCGACGATAACAACCTTGCGAGGGTCTGGTGCAGAAGAAGACATGATTATATGGAGAACTAACAAAGAGTAGATGCAGAAGCAAGAAGGAAGAGTAATATAGAGAATACTGTAGAAGAGGGACTTCGAGAAACCAAAGAAGAATGAAGTATTTATAAGAAGACACAATCATCATTAAAAGAAGGTCATTATGAAGCGTCATAATGAAACCATCACTCTGTAACTGACGCAGCCACGGTAAAACTCTAAAAAGCGCTGAAAACTTGTAGAACCAATCGTCAAGAGCCACGTGGCATATGCATTGATTAGACGTGGCATACGAAGAAAACGCAATGATACTTGAAAAGCGGCGGCAAAGAATTCTCGCCATAAATACTTACCACTTCCCGAATATTCAATTAaagaatattcagaaagtggggggACTATCCGTATTGGTGAAAAAAAGGTGTCACAGGTGGAACTTTACTGAGCTGACAAAGCATGATACATGGAATAATGGTGAAGTGACAACTGGCGTATTCTATTAATGAAATTAATGAAGCAAGGAAGATGCGGAGTAAACACCCACGAGACAGTAAAGAACAAATGACCGAGCCTAAACAGTTGTTGAAGAGGTACGAGCGGAATGAATCAAGACCATAAAGAAGGAAGATTCATGAACCAACAGTAAATAAGAAAAGGGAATCGGAGTCGTTGCAAGGCCTTTACAGTTACGAATGTGTCAGTTTTGACCATAACGAGCAATTAACaccattaatgctcataatgaatTCGTCATAAATAGGGAAAACGTTATAATTGGATACTCCTATATAAGGATATAGAATCTCACTTGTAAGGACAAGTTCTGAGCACTATTGAAATATACTTACATTTTCTTGCTTCAAAAAAGCCTTCTACGTAATTTGAGGGATAGATTATCATTCCATTCCTTATCTCTTTTTTACTAATTCacattgctatttttatttcttttcaagcggatTGTTGAGGAAGTAAGGTATTGTCaagacccgaaatttccaccttcggaccgtgatggcggctaacattttacttgctaggcaagacaacattagaataatattatccattttaaaataatttttaaatttattaataacaaagaactaAATATGGGAGTAAAGTCTGAAATgcagtgaataatccataaaataactgtgtctaaataccatcccaaaatttggtgtcataggtgcacgagcttctagaataatacaattaaaggtctgaataaaataaagctgtctgaaaataaacacacagctaaggtaAAGTAGACGAGGACTTTAGAACTGCGtatgccgtgcagttatacctcaagtctcctatggtagctaaaatccgagcaagtctatggtacgccgctaggatcaactccgaaatctgcacaagaagtgcagaatgtagtatcagtataaccgaccccatgtactggtaagtgccgagcctaacctcgacgaagtagtgacgaggctaaggcaggtcacttacattaacctgtacgtaataatagtaataaccataataatagaaataaatttgGTAACTCATTCTTGTAGTTGAAGTCAACTCAGCAATcatatccaattattatttcaatcaatttctgttgcagcgtgcaacccgctccccacaatatattcatattcacttctgttgcggcgtgcaacacgctcctccaatatatttattttaatcaagtctgttgcggcgtgcaacccgatccaccaatatatatcgacttttaagcaagtctgttatggcgtgcaacccgatccactaatatggacttttaatgaagtttgttgcggcgtgcaacccgatcccccaatatgaacttttaataagtttgttgcggcgtgtaacccaatcccccaatatattcatttcaatcaattctgttgcggcgtgcaacctactcctccaatatattcatttaccaattcttatagaagaaattgccccaataaatgcaacaattaatataaaattataagacaacaagcatacaataattatgatttaattatgaaacaaacaatgacaaatagcaatttattatggaaatcagggataaaatagacagtttaatatgttaaatgtcaagtagcagttaatgcacataaatcaaataagcatgtagcaattattgcagaaattcaagaactaatatttgacaaagaataggagacaAACAATTTTtgtaacaattaattcgtgtattaaaaccatttaggattttcaaataattatgcaaacaattaatttgacgacgtatagacactcgtcacctcgcctatacgtcgtttacatgcttttcacatgataaataatttaagggttctattccctcaagtcaaggttaaccacaacacttacctcgctttgtaaattccaataaattattcgaccactgcttttccttttgaatttgtcttcaaaagcatcaaatctattcacaaacaattcgatatactcaatatgaatcataggaattaattccatataaatttactaattttccagataaaaatttaaaatttatttaaatattcggcagtgggacccacgtcttaaATCCAgcaaaaactcgcgaaatccaaacacccgttcagctacgagttcaaccatacaaaaattatccaattccgatgtcataatt
It includes:
- the LOC138894873 gene encoding uncharacterized protein, yielding MQGTYIAREARMQQYLEKARELIRQFQSWKIVQIPKEENAEADALANLVSVAEITNAENSIVIHLFHSVLDQDKNETAKTGTGETPFSLVYGAEALIQVEIGEPSTRYTQTAEESNEEEMRMNLDLLEERREATLIRMAAQKQMIERYYNRKANLRYFKIGDFVLKKVFQSTKAANAGKLSPNWEGLYRIRCIAGNGAYELEIMDGKIVPSNWNVVHLKKYYF